One Solanum lycopersicum chromosome 2, SLM_r2.1 genomic region harbors:
- the LOC138342142 gene encoding H/ACA ribonucleoprotein complex subunit GAR1-like, with the protein MEPATALTASQNYRGGRGGGRQGSRGSYGRNSGGRGRGGRQGSQQHDSNNSLHSFGSGGQSSSSGGQGTYERDRQHVKSVRKQDTPLFVAGFDPRQYYKEDDFSGPL; encoded by the exons atggagccggccaccgccctcaccgcaagccagaactatcgcggggggcgtggtggcggccggcagGGGAGTCGCGGCAgctacggcagaaacagcggaggccgcgggcgcggcggtcggcagggcagtcAGCAGCACGACAGCAAtaacagcctgcactccttcggcagcggcgggcagtcatcttccagcggcgggcagggcacttacgagcgagATCGCCAAcatgtcaaatctgtcagaaaacaggacacaccgctgttcgttgctggtttcg atcctagacaatactacaaAGAGgatgatttttcagggcccctatGA
- the LOC138342143 gene encoding uncharacterized protein encodes MGTNINDEQLIGYLINFVTDVPVGCNEIRTVELYGNKKPSQLFDTTTTDHHYFFTELKKRGKYFNRGIAGRGGSWRKYGTNEEVVDKNRSVIGFKRRFRFEEENHIWIMKEYCLFDSKLKDLRLRGQIRHEGFVVCSIMRKGTCSSQCQVNQDLGLIQCDDLKESTMTAAKDDECSVRQEVVHTRPLLDSMDGNIPGQVGLGSNEHQETPYSVTFYEFL; translated from the coding sequence atgggaaCGAATATCAATGATGAACAACTCATTGGATATCTTATCAATTTTGTTACTGATGTGCCTGTTGGATGCAATGAAATTCGTACTGTAGAACTGTATGGCAACAAGAAGCCATCTCAGTTATTTGATACGACTACTACTGATCATCATTATTTCTTTACTGAGTTAAAGAAAAGAGGTAAGTACTTCAACAGGGGAATTGCTGGCAGAGGCGGCTCATGGAGAAAATACGGCACTAATGAAGAAGTTGTTGACAAGAATAGATCAGTGATTGGTTTCAAGAGAAGATTCcgctttgaagaagaaaatcatatctGGATTATGAAAGAATATTGCCTTTTTGATAGTAAACTGAAGGACTTGAGACTACGTGGTCAAATTCGACATGAGGGATTTGTTGTATGTAGCATTATGAGGAAGGGAACTTGTTCATCACAATGTCAAGTAAATCAAGATTTGGGTCTAATTCAATGTGATGACTTAAAAGAATCAACTATGACTGCTGCAAAAGATGATGAGTGCTCTGTTCGTCAAGAAGTTGTTCATACTCGCCCTCTACTCGATTCAATGGATGGTAACATTCCGGGCCAAGTTGGTTTAGGATCGAACGAACATCAAGAAACTCCTTACTCTGTTACTTTCTACGAGTTTCTCTGA